TCGGCATAACAATCAGGGTGAAAGTGAACTCATTGTCAGCAACCTGACGCTGAATATCGGTCGGCGCCAGGTGTGGATGGACGGGCAAGAGGTTATCTTAACGCCGAAAGAATACGCACTCCTGTCACGCCTTATGCTCAAAGCGGGCAGCCCAGTACACCGGGAAATTTTGTATAACGACATCTACAGCTGGGATAACGAACCGTCGACCAATACGCTGGAAGTGCACATTCACAATCTGCGCGACAAAGTCGGAAAATCTCGCATCCGCACGGTCAGGGGATTTGGCTATATGCTGGTTGCCACTGAGGAAAGCTAAGTGAAGCTGCTGCAATATCTAAAACAACCGCTCCCGCTTCGTCATCGCCTGATGCTGACGATTGGTCTTATTCTGCTGGTCTTTCAGCTGATTAGCACTTTCTGGTTGTGGCATGAAAGTACCGAGCAAATACAGTTATTCGAACAGGCATTGCGCGAAAATCGCAACAACGATCGCCACATCATGCATGAGATCCGCGAGGCCATCGCCAGTCTGATCGTCCCCGGCATCTTTATGGTCAGCCTGGCGCTGCTGATTTGCTACCAGGCAGTGCGACGTATTACTCGTCCGCTGGCAGATCTGCAAAAAGAGCTGGAGGCGCGGGCAGCCGATAACCTGACCCCGATTGAAATTCACAGCTCAACCATTGAGATCCAGGCGGTTGTCTCCGCGCTCAACGACCTGGTAACGCGGCTAACCAGCACGATTGAAAACGAACGCTTATTTACCGCCGATGTCGCTCACGAACTGCGCACACCGCTGTCAGGCGTGCGCCTGCATCTGGAATTATTATCCAAAACCCATAAGGTCGACGTTTCGCCGCTAATTGCCCGGCTAGATCAAATGATGGACAGCGTATCGCAACTGCTGCAACTCGCCCGCGTCGGACAGTCGTTTTCGGCCGGGAGCTACCAGCATGTCAAGCTGCTGGAGGATGTTATTCTGCCCTCCTACGATGAACTCAGCACCATGCTGGACCAACGTAAACAGACGCTGCTCCTGCCACAAAGCGCGGCGGACGTTGTCGTGCCTGGTGATGTTACGCTGTTGCGGATGCTACTACGAAATCTGGTGGAAAACGCGCATCGTTACAGCCCGGAAGGCACCCATATTACGATTAGCCTGAACACAGAGCATGATGCCGTCCTTGCCGTTGAAGATGAAGGGCCGGGCATTGATGAAAGTAAATGCGGGGAGTTGAGTAAAGCGTTTGTGCGTATGGACAGCCGCTTTGGCGGAATTGGACTGGGGCTGAGCATTGTCAGTCGCATCACCCAGTTACATCAAGGGCATTTCTATTTGCAAAATCGCCAGGGAGCCAACGGCACTCGCGCATGGGTGGAATTGGCGAAAATTCAGTAAGAGCTCACCCATACATACAAAAAGCTGCTGACGATCAGCAAACTGCACACGGTGGTCAAACTTTCATAAATACGGGTTTTCATGACACTCTCCTCCGAAACTATGGAGGAGAGTTTGCCTGAAGGATATTAAGCCAACCTTAAGGCCACGCGCCGGATGGCGGCAGACGCCTTATCCGGCCTACAAAGTACAATGCTACCCGTAGGCCTAAAATCTGCGTGCCATCAGGCAATGACACGATTACTCATCAATACGCGGATGCTGCTGCACCAGACGCGTGCGCTTAACCTGTAGTTCAGCAATTTCCTGATCGATATCTTCGATTTTCTGTTCAATGTTATCGTAGTGTTCGCCGAGGATCTCTTTCGCTTCCTGAATATCCGAAGCGGCAGGCGTGGCCCCTTTCAGCGGCTGATTGGCGGTCTCTTTCATGGTCACGCCGGTAATTAAACCAACCACCGCAATCACCATCAGATAATAAGCAGGCATCATCAGATTCTGCGAGCTTTCCACCAGCCATGCGGCCAATGTCGGAGTCAAACCAGCAATCAATACCGAGATATTAAACGCGGCGGCCAGTGCACTGTAGCGAATATGCGTCGGGAACATCGCCGGTAACGTTGACGCCATCACCCCGGTAAAGCAGTTGAGGATCACCGCCAACATCAGCAACCCGGCGAAAATCAGACCGATAACATTACTGTTAATCAGGATAAATGCCGGAATCGCCAGCACAAACAGCGCAATACTGCCCATGATCACAAACGGACGGCGCCCGAAGCGGTCGCTGAGCAACCCCATAATCGGCTGCACAAACAGCATACCAATCATGATGGCGATAATAATCAACACACCGTGGTCTTCGGAGTAATGCAGGTTATGCGACAGGTAGCTCGGCATATAGGTGAGCAGCATGTAGTAGGTGACGTTGGTAGCAATCACCAGACCAACACATGC
This window of the Citrobacter freundii ATCC 8090 = MTCC 1658 = NBRC 12681 genome carries:
- the pmrB gene encoding two-component system sensor histidine kinase PmrB; translated protein: MLTIGLILLVFQLISTFWLWHESTEQIQLFEQALRENRNNDRHIMHEIREAIASLIVPGIFMVSLALLICYQAVRRITRPLADLQKELEARAADNLTPIEIHSSTIEIQAVVSALNDLVTRLTSTIENERLFTADVAHELRTPLSGVRLHLELLSKTHKVDVSPLIARLDQMMDSVSQLLQLARVGQSFSAGSYQHVKLLEDVILPSYDELSTMLDQRKQTLLLPQSAADVVVPGDVTLLRMLLRNLVENAHRYSPEGTHITISLNTEHDAVLAVEDEGPGIDESKCGELSKAFVRMDSRFGGIGLGLSIVSRITQLHQGHFYLQNRQGANGTRAWVELAKIQ
- the pmrR gene encoding LpxT activity modulator PmrR gives rise to the protein MKTRIYESLTTVCSLLIVSSFLYVWVSSY